One genomic region from Actinocatenispora thailandica encodes:
- a CDS encoding ArsR/SmtB family transcription factor: MSGDSGGDDPTNTGAGPDKPNLTDPRAIRALAHPARLAILDYLGDRESATATECADIVGLSPSATSYHLRELAKYGLVQEAPGTDRRERRWRSSGGWRVGDDAGTDPAARAATQLLAPLVLARGDEQARRFFAATPHADPEWWDAANFSESRMRLTLDELRELTAACVELVESFAKRYPRKARAGRPDARDVLLEIRAFPVPGPDEQPTDT, from the coding sequence GTGAGCGGTGACAGCGGCGGCGACGATCCCACCAATACCGGGGCAGGACCCGACAAACCGAACCTGACCGATCCGCGGGCGATCCGGGCCCTGGCGCACCCGGCGCGGTTGGCGATCCTGGACTATCTCGGCGATCGTGAGTCGGCGACCGCGACCGAGTGCGCCGACATCGTCGGCCTGTCACCCAGCGCGACCAGCTACCACCTGCGCGAACTCGCCAAGTACGGCCTGGTCCAGGAGGCGCCGGGCACCGACCGCCGGGAGCGCCGGTGGCGTTCCTCGGGCGGCTGGCGGGTCGGCGACGACGCCGGCACCGACCCGGCCGCGCGCGCCGCGACGCAGCTGCTCGCCCCGCTGGTGCTGGCCCGCGGGGACGAACAGGCCCGGAGGTTCTTCGCCGCCACCCCGCACGCCGACCCGGAATGGTGGGACGCGGCGAACTTCAGCGAGTCGCGGATGCGGCTGACCTTGGACGAGCTTCGCGAGCTGACCGCCGCGTGCGTGGAGCTGGTCGAGTCGTTCGCCAAGCGGTACCCGCGCAAGGCGCGCGCCGGCCGGCCCGACGCCCGCGACGTGCTGCTGGAGATCCGCGCGTTCCCCGTGCCGGGACCGGACGAGCAGCCTACGGATACCTGA
- a CDS encoding S66 family peptidase has protein sequence MAQRSTPPKPRPGDAVAVLSPSSGLPGLFPAPYELGLRRLQDDFGLRVVEYPASRKMGSTPQERAADLHAAFADPQIAAVFASIGGDDQLTVLRHLDRALLAANPKPFFGYSDNTNLLLTLRNLGMVSYHGGSVMVELGRPGAMHPITAASLRAALFDTGAYELTETSTFTEVNSRWEDPRTFDSEPATDPATGWYWHQGDRVVEGPVWGGSLEILSWLLMAGREIEPADSYAGSVLFLETSEEMPAATEVYRILRSMGERGLLQQFPALLMARPKAWSFEQPLDAEGRVRYRADQREAVLRAFGEYAPDTMIVFDVDLGHTDPQQVIPIGGQARVDGPARRITVTY, from the coding sequence ATGGCTCAGCGCAGCACTCCCCCGAAGCCCCGACCCGGCGACGCCGTCGCGGTGCTCTCCCCGTCGTCCGGGTTGCCCGGACTCTTCCCCGCCCCGTACGAGCTGGGGCTGCGGCGGCTCCAGGACGACTTCGGCCTGCGGGTCGTCGAGTACCCGGCGAGCCGGAAGATGGGCTCCACCCCGCAGGAGCGGGCCGCGGACCTGCACGCCGCGTTCGCCGACCCGCAGATCGCCGCGGTGTTCGCCAGCATCGGCGGCGACGACCAGCTCACCGTCCTGCGACACCTGGACCGGGCACTGCTCGCGGCCAACCCGAAGCCGTTCTTCGGCTACAGCGACAACACCAACCTGCTGCTGACGCTGCGCAACCTCGGCATGGTCAGCTACCACGGCGGCTCGGTGATGGTCGAACTCGGCCGGCCGGGCGCCATGCACCCGATCACCGCCGCCAGCCTGCGGGCCGCGCTGTTCGACACCGGCGCGTACGAGCTGACCGAGACGAGCACCTTCACCGAGGTCAACTCGCGGTGGGAGGACCCGCGTACGTTCGACTCCGAGCCCGCCACCGACCCGGCCACCGGCTGGTACTGGCACCAGGGCGACCGGGTGGTCGAGGGCCCGGTCTGGGGCGGCAGCCTGGAGATCCTGTCCTGGCTGCTGATGGCCGGCCGGGAGATCGAGCCGGCCGACAGCTACGCCGGCAGCGTGCTGTTCCTGGAGACCTCCGAGGAGATGCCGGCCGCCACCGAGGTCTACCGGATCCTGCGCAGCATGGGCGAGCGCGGGCTGCTCCAGCAGTTCCCGGCGCTGCTGATGGCGCGGCCGAAGGCGTGGTCGTTCGAGCAGCCGCTGGACGCCGAGGGGCGGGTCCGGTACCGGGCCGACCAGCGGGAGGCGGTGCTGCGTGCGTTCGGCGAGTACGCACCGGACACCATGATCGTGTTCGACGTCGATCTGGGCCACACCGATCCGCAGCAGGTGATCCCGATCGGCGGCCAGGCCCGGGTCGACGGCCCCGCCCGCCGCATCACCGTCACCTACTGA
- a CDS encoding menaquinone biosynthetic enzyme MqnA/MqnD family protein produces MSVLRRPRVGHIEFLNCLPIYWGLMRSGTLADVDLTKAPPDVLNDKLVAGELDVAPISLVEFLRHADELLVLKDIAVTSDGPVLSVNLVHKRPLAELSGCRVALGSTSRTGVLLAQLLLAERYGVRPEYVRGEPDLDVLLADADAAVVIGDVALRAMYEGDHDGLTVTDLGSAWKDWTGLPMVFAVWAARRDYATANPGLVKDVHQAFLRSTALARTELDAVVESAVRWEPFDKAILARYYQALEFDLSDRKVAGLREFARRAAAAGAVPALPAGGPTFFADA; encoded by the coding sequence GTGAGCGTGTTGCGGCGGCCCCGGGTGGGGCACATCGAGTTCCTCAACTGCCTGCCCATCTACTGGGGGCTGATGCGCTCCGGCACGCTGGCCGACGTCGACCTGACGAAGGCGCCGCCGGACGTGCTGAACGACAAGCTGGTCGCCGGCGAGCTGGACGTCGCGCCGATCAGCCTGGTCGAGTTCCTCCGGCACGCCGACGAACTGCTGGTGCTGAAGGACATCGCGGTGACCAGCGACGGACCGGTGCTGTCGGTCAACCTCGTACACAAGCGCCCGCTCGCGGAGCTTTCCGGGTGCCGGGTCGCGCTCGGCTCGACCAGCCGCACCGGCGTGCTGCTCGCCCAACTGCTGCTGGCCGAGCGGTACGGGGTGCGTCCCGAGTACGTGCGCGGCGAGCCGGACCTCGACGTACTGCTGGCGGACGCGGACGCCGCCGTGGTGATCGGCGACGTGGCGCTGCGCGCGATGTACGAGGGCGACCACGACGGGCTGACCGTCACCGACCTCGGCTCGGCCTGGAAGGACTGGACCGGCCTGCCGATGGTGTTCGCGGTGTGGGCGGCCCGGCGTGACTACGCCACCGCGAACCCGGGCCTGGTCAAGGACGTGCACCAGGCGTTCCTGCGGTCCACCGCGCTGGCCCGCACCGAACTGGACGCGGTCGTCGAGTCGGCGGTCCGCTGGGAGCCGTTCGACAAGGCGATCCTGGCCCGCTACTACCAGGCGCTGGAGTTCGACCTGAGCGACCGGAAGGTGGCCGGGCTGCGCGAGTTCGCCCGCCGCGCCGCCGCCGCCGGCGCCGTGCCGGCCCTGCCCGCAGGTGGCCCCACCTTCTTCGCCGACGCCTGA
- a CDS encoding HelD family protein → MTVQKTDPALDAELAAERHHLTSSRAALRRMRERAEGLYRTGDGVGGDPFAAESLGRALAQRIAELADDPDTPLFFGRLDHADDTEHADNAGTRFHIGRRHVVDDSGEPLVIDWRAPVSRAYYQASARQPMGVARRRRYGFAAGALTGFEDEHLTAGEELGTASRILTSEIERPRVGPMRDIVSTIQPEQDDLVRAELATSLCVQGAPGTGKTAVGLHRAAFLLYHHREQLRRSGVLVVGPNAAFLGYIAAVLPALGEVGVDQYTVDALVAHAPVRAVDPPAAAAVKHDVRMARVLRRALYGRLVKPAESLVVSDGSARWRLSAEALRRIVDDARREGLPYATGRERVRARVASGLRRQAEARGESPGDAWVRKVGRSGPVREFLDTCWPAVDPTGLVVALLGDRELLAGAADGILTDAEQDSIAWPRPLRNARLDRAPKAAKLTAADNVLIDEAAGLIDRVGSYGHVVVDEAQDLSPMQCRAVARRSEHGSITVLGDLAQGTTPWAARRWPDSLAHLGKPDAAVAALTTGFRVPGAVLDLANRLVPALDVAVPAATSLRADGSLRLRRMSTVDEELPDAVRSALAEEGSIGVIAPDAAIEACGVALAAAAIPHSTVDDLAAAERVVLVPATLAKGLEYDHVIVLEPADIVAAEPRGLHRLYVVLTRAVSRLVVLYSTDLPAELVG, encoded by the coding sequence ATGACCGTGCAGAAGACCGACCCTGCCCTCGACGCGGAACTCGCCGCCGAGCGGCACCACCTGACCTCCTCCCGGGCCGCGCTGCGCCGGATGCGCGAGCGTGCCGAGGGGCTCTACCGCACCGGCGACGGCGTCGGCGGTGACCCGTTCGCCGCCGAGTCGCTGGGCCGGGCGCTGGCCCAGCGGATCGCCGAACTCGCGGACGATCCGGACACCCCGCTGTTCTTCGGCCGGCTGGATCACGCCGACGACACCGAGCACGCCGACAACGCCGGGACGCGCTTCCACATCGGCCGCCGGCACGTGGTGGACGACTCCGGCGAGCCGCTGGTGATCGACTGGCGGGCCCCGGTCTCCCGGGCGTACTACCAGGCCAGCGCGCGGCAGCCGATGGGCGTGGCGCGCCGCCGGCGGTATGGCTTCGCGGCCGGCGCGCTGACCGGCTTCGAGGACGAGCACCTGACCGCGGGCGAGGAGCTCGGCACCGCGAGCCGCATCCTGACCAGCGAGATCGAGCGGCCGCGTGTCGGGCCGATGCGCGACATCGTGTCGACCATCCAGCCCGAGCAGGACGACCTGGTCCGGGCCGAGCTGGCCACCTCGCTGTGCGTGCAGGGCGCCCCGGGTACCGGGAAGACCGCCGTCGGCCTGCACCGTGCCGCGTTCCTGCTGTACCACCACCGCGAGCAGCTGCGCCGGTCCGGAGTGCTGGTGGTCGGGCCGAACGCGGCGTTCCTCGGCTACATCGCCGCGGTGCTGCCGGCGCTCGGCGAGGTCGGCGTCGACCAGTACACGGTGGACGCGCTGGTCGCGCACGCACCGGTGCGGGCGGTCGATCCGCCGGCAGCCGCCGCGGTCAAGCACGACGTGCGGATGGCGCGGGTGCTGCGCCGCGCCCTGTACGGGCGCCTGGTGAAACCGGCCGAGTCGCTGGTGGTGTCGGACGGTTCGGCCCGCTGGCGGCTGTCCGCGGAGGCGCTGCGCCGCATCGTCGACGACGCCCGCCGGGAGGGCCTGCCGTACGCGACGGGCCGGGAGCGGGTGCGCGCCCGGGTGGCGAGCGGGCTGCGCCGGCAGGCCGAGGCGCGCGGCGAGTCGCCCGGCGACGCCTGGGTGCGCAAGGTCGGCCGGTCCGGGCCGGTCCGCGAGTTCCTGGACACGTGCTGGCCGGCGGTCGACCCGACCGGGCTGGTCGTGGCGCTGCTCGGCGACCGGGAGCTGCTCGCGGGCGCGGCGGACGGCATCCTGACCGACGCCGAGCAGGACTCGATCGCCTGGCCGCGACCGCTGCGCAACGCCCGGCTGGACCGGGCGCCGAAGGCGGCGAAGCTGACCGCGGCGGACAACGTGCTGATCGACGAGGCGGCCGGGCTGATCGACCGGGTCGGCAGCTACGGGCACGTGGTGGTGGACGAGGCGCAGGACCTGTCGCCGATGCAGTGCCGGGCGGTGGCGCGGCGCAGCGAGCACGGCTCCATCACCGTGCTCGGTGACCTGGCCCAGGGCACCACGCCGTGGGCGGCCCGCCGCTGGCCGGACTCCCTTGCCCACCTGGGCAAGCCGGACGCCGCGGTGGCGGCGCTGACCACCGGGTTCCGGGTGCCCGGCGCGGTACTGGACCTCGCCAACCGGCTGGTGCCGGCGCTCGACGTGGCGGTACCGGCGGCGACCTCGCTGCGCGCGGACGGGTCGCTCCGGCTGCGCCGGATGTCCACAGTGGATGAAGAGCTGCCCGACGCGGTACGGTCCGCGCTGGCCGAGGAGGGCTCGATCGGGGTCATCGCGCCGGACGCGGCGATCGAGGCATGTGGCGTCGCACTGGCCGCCGCCGCGATCCCGCATTCCACGGTGGACGATCTGGCGGCCGCGGAGCGGGTGGTGCTGGTGCCCGCCACCCTCGCCAAGGGCCTGGAGTACGACCACGTCATCGTGCTGGAGCCGGCCGACATCGTCGCCGCCGAGCCGCGCGGCCTGCACCGGCTGTACGTGGTGCTC
- a CDS encoding NUDIX hydrolase has protein sequence MAISEYLGGLRAVVGHDLLLVPSAAAVVHDDAGRILLEQRSDTGSWALPAGGIDPGEQPAAAALREVEEETGVLAEIERLAGVAMHPVQYPNGDRCEYLNVWFRCRAIGGTARRDEDETLDVRWFDPDALPAIHPFTQLRIDTALREGAPWFVPPGEPLDAVRIRYP, from the coding sequence ATGGCGATATCCGAATACCTGGGCGGGTTGCGGGCGGTGGTCGGTCACGACCTGCTGCTGGTGCCGAGCGCGGCGGCGGTGGTGCACGACGACGCCGGCCGGATCCTGCTGGAACAGCGCAGCGACACCGGCAGCTGGGCGCTGCCGGCCGGCGGGATCGACCCGGGCGAGCAGCCGGCCGCCGCGGCGCTGCGCGAGGTCGAGGAGGAGACCGGGGTGCTCGCCGAGATCGAGCGGCTGGCCGGGGTGGCGATGCACCCGGTCCAGTATCCGAACGGCGACCGGTGCGAGTACCTCAACGTCTGGTTCCGGTGCCGGGCGATCGGCGGTACCGCCCGCCGCGACGAGGACGAGACGCTCGACGTGCGGTGGTTCGACCCGGACGCGCTGCCGGCGATCCACCCGTTCACCCAGCTGCGGATCGACACCGCGCTGCGCGAGGGCGCGCCGTGGTTCGTCCCGCCGGGCGAGCCGCTCGACGCGGTGCGGATCAGGTATCCGTAG
- a CDS encoding MFS transporter, translating to MSFTSSERRELTIVAGCTAVTFAGDFMADTSLVLTLQQHGAAGYAVAALLIAGVAPAVLLAPLAGRLVDRFRTRTLLVTVGAIQALLCVGLAYARQPALIIPLMALVASGLAITGPALGAIVPRAVDRDRLPQAQAAVQTVRGLGILAGPALAGILVGRFGQTVPLLVDAVSFLAVIAAGLLLRTAHGGGPLRRDASTGRVRGGLSLVRADRLLTIALVLIAVGITAVTCDNVGEVYLVRETLHGSSSAYGLLSALWSAAAIAGGWLLGRRAPDDRGVVRLLLVLLGVFGLVMLGLATAPTVSWLIPVYLVGGLANGGLNLAIGVLLGRRVRPDERGRVGATFNAFINSGTLIGYAVGGGLLSVVSPRVLFTGSGLLALTVIAALAVPVLRGLRRAPATITADDPVPAAAAS from the coding sequence ATGTCCTTCACGAGTTCGGAGCGCCGCGAGCTGACGATCGTCGCCGGCTGCACCGCCGTCACCTTCGCCGGCGACTTCATGGCCGACACCTCCCTGGTGCTGACCCTGCAACAGCACGGCGCCGCCGGGTACGCCGTCGCCGCGCTGCTGATCGCCGGCGTCGCCCCGGCCGTCCTGCTGGCGCCGCTCGCCGGGCGGCTGGTGGACCGGTTCCGCACCCGTACCCTGCTGGTCACGGTCGGCGCGATCCAGGCGCTCCTGTGCGTCGGCCTCGCGTACGCGCGGCAGCCGGCGCTGATCATCCCGCTGATGGCGCTGGTCGCGAGCGGCCTCGCGATCACCGGTCCGGCGCTCGGCGCGATCGTCCCGCGGGCCGTCGACCGGGACCGCCTCCCGCAGGCCCAGGCCGCCGTGCAGACCGTCCGCGGGCTCGGCATCCTCGCCGGCCCGGCCCTCGCCGGCATCCTCGTCGGCCGGTTCGGCCAGACCGTGCCGCTGCTCGTCGACGCCGTCAGCTTCCTCGCGGTGATCGCCGCCGGCCTGCTGCTGCGCACCGCGCACGGCGGCGGGCCGCTGCGCCGGGACGCGAGTACCGGCCGGGTCCGCGGCGGGCTGTCGCTGGTGCGCGCCGACCGGCTGCTGACCATCGCGCTGGTCCTCATCGCCGTCGGTATCACCGCCGTGACCTGCGACAACGTCGGGGAGGTCTACCTGGTCCGGGAGACCCTGCACGGCAGCTCCAGCGCGTACGGGTTGCTCAGCGCGCTGTGGTCCGCCGCCGCGATCGCCGGCGGCTGGCTGCTCGGCAGGCGCGCTCCCGACGACCGCGGCGTGGTGCGGCTGCTGCTGGTGCTGCTCGGGGTGTTCGGGCTGGTCATGCTCGGTCTCGCGACCGCGCCCACGGTGTCCTGGCTGATCCCGGTCTACCTCGTCGGCGGGCTCGCCAACGGCGGCCTCAACCTGGCCATCGGCGTACTGCTCGGGCGCCGGGTCCGGCCCGACGAGCGCGGCCGGGTCGGTGCCACCTTCAACGCCTTCATCAACAGCGGCACCCTGATCGGCTACGCGGTCGGCGGCGGCCTGCTCTCGGTGGTCAGCCCCCGCGTGCTGTTCACCGGCAGCGGGCTGCTCGCCCTCACCGTGATCGCCGCCCTCGCGGTACCGGTGCTGCGCGGCCTGCGCCGCGCCCCGGCGACGATCACCGCCGACGACCCGGTACCGGCCGCTGCCGCCTCGTGA